The following coding sequences are from one Pseudomonas mendocina window:
- a CDS encoding hydroxymethylglutaryl-CoA lyase translates to MSDFVTVNEVGPRDGLQSQGKTLSLDERLLMIDALLDSGIRSIEVGSFVSPKAVPQMAGTGELFGRLPMTDAVAYSALVPNLRGYELAREAGVRSVAVVLSATETMNQRNINMSLEQTTAVCAELMQRAREDGIQARAYVAVAFECPFEGLTPPSVVEHLTQRMFEAGADKVIIADTIGAANPRAVREVLERLTPYDAARQLSCHFHDTRGMALANVLAALECGVREFDSSIGGLGGCPFSPGATGNLATEDLVLMLDAMGLRSGIDPLALVTSVQRVQALTGTPLGGHSFRWLDRQAGKQQGGHHV, encoded by the coding sequence ATGAGCGATTTCGTCACCGTTAATGAAGTCGGCCCGCGCGACGGGCTGCAAAGCCAGGGCAAGACCCTGAGCCTCGACGAGCGCCTGTTGATGATCGACGCGCTGCTCGATAGCGGCATTCGCAGCATCGAGGTCGGCAGTTTCGTATCGCCCAAGGCGGTGCCGCAGATGGCCGGCACCGGCGAGCTGTTCGGCCGCCTGCCGATGACCGATGCGGTCGCCTACTCAGCGCTGGTACCCAACCTGCGCGGCTACGAACTGGCCCGCGAAGCCGGCGTGCGCTCGGTCGCCGTGGTGCTGTCGGCCACGGAAACCATGAACCAGCGCAACATCAACATGAGCCTGGAGCAGACCACCGCGGTCTGTGCCGAGCTGATGCAGCGCGCTCGTGAGGACGGCATCCAGGCCCGTGCCTACGTCGCCGTGGCCTTCGAATGCCCGTTCGAAGGACTGACTCCGCCCTCGGTGGTGGAGCACCTGACCCAGCGCATGTTCGAAGCGGGTGCGGACAAGGTGATCATCGCCGACACCATTGGCGCGGCCAATCCGCGTGCCGTGCGCGAGGTGCTGGAGCGACTGACCCCGTACGACGCCGCCCGCCAGTTGTCCTGCCATTTCCACGACACCCGGGGCATGGCCCTGGCCAACGTACTGGCCGCGCTGGAGTGCGGCGTGCGCGAGTTCGACAGTTCCATTGGCGGCCTCGGCGGCTGCCCTTTCTCACCGGGCGCCACCGGCAACCTGGCCACCGAAGACCTGGTGCTGATGCTCGACGCCATGGGCCTGCGCAGCGGCATCGACCCGCTGGCGCTGGTGACCAGCGTGCAACGCGTGCAAGCCCTGACCGGCACGCCGCTGGGCGGCCATTCGTTCCGCTGGCTCGACCGCCAGGCCGGCAAGCAGCAGGGAGGCCACCATGTTTAA
- a CDS encoding NAD(P)-binding protein — translation MTVERYPHLFQPLRLRGITLRNRIMQSAHAMAFNSPEGLTNNRDIYYHAARAKGGIGLMVTGNRLIHPTSNTFCRGYPYGYREEMIERDTALTEAVHGFGAHIFAQLNHFGVMGETHAMDDYRVLWSSSNIKSPVFGEMAKAMERSDMDEVVEGWVRSAEYARLAGFDGVEIHLAHSYLLHQFISPLFNKRNDEYGGSYENRMRLPLEVIAAVREKVGPDLVIGIRLSMDEMVPGGMQIDDWIKVAQTVEATGHIDYIMATAGVYQSATYIMPPYDVPNGWLVDPVARLKRAVKLPVFCVSGIGSAGEAEAILARGDADMVAMTRAQIADPEFARKTAEGREDEIYHCLRCNQGCVSRLFHGTSMTCQVNPATGREEVFGPQTLELAPAARHWVVVGGGPAGMKAAEGLAKRGHRVTLLEKAGELGGQVNHIVRLPRRDSFAWITEDLKVQMAKAGVQVKLNCEASVDSIRALQPDGVIVATGSLPDRSGYSDINPLVEQVPGLDAEHVFTALDVLAQPQRVGKRVLVLDEEGNRYSAGITELLVENGHEVHVVTRWNALFHRLGTTLDQPVVYANLFSRGLTYTLNAWVSRVRGTAVDLFNLYSGEEQTLEGFDSIVLAVRHLPVDGLYHALKADLPNVHRVGDAVVPRKTDHAIFEGFLAGREIFDNWKRYIEPGALEGFDGPIEAHRFT, via the coding sequence ATGACCGTCGAACGTTATCCGCACCTGTTCCAACCCCTGCGCCTGCGCGGCATTACCCTGCGCAACCGCATCATGCAGTCGGCCCATGCCATGGCCTTCAACTCCCCCGAGGGGCTGACCAACAACCGCGATATCTACTACCACGCCGCGCGCGCCAAGGGCGGCATCGGCCTGATGGTCACCGGCAACCGCCTGATCCATCCGACCTCCAACACCTTCTGCCGCGGCTATCCCTATGGCTACCGCGAAGAAATGATCGAGCGCGACACGGCGCTGACAGAGGCGGTGCACGGCTTCGGCGCGCACATCTTCGCCCAGCTCAACCACTTCGGCGTGATGGGTGAAACCCACGCCATGGATGACTACCGCGTGCTCTGGTCGTCGTCCAACATCAAGTCACCGGTGTTCGGCGAGATGGCCAAGGCCATGGAGCGCTCGGACATGGATGAGGTCGTCGAGGGCTGGGTGCGCTCGGCCGAGTACGCGCGCCTGGCCGGCTTCGACGGTGTCGAGATCCACCTGGCGCACAGCTACCTGCTACACCAGTTCATCTCGCCGCTGTTCAACAAGCGTAACGATGAATACGGCGGCAGCTACGAGAACCGCATGCGCCTACCGCTCGAAGTGATCGCGGCGGTGCGGGAAAAGGTCGGCCCGGATCTGGTGATCGGCATCCGCCTGTCGATGGACGAAATGGTGCCGGGCGGCATGCAGATCGACGACTGGATAAAGGTCGCGCAGACGGTCGAAGCCACCGGCCATATCGACTACATCATGGCCACCGCCGGGGTATACCAGTCGGCCACCTACATCATGCCGCCCTACGACGTGCCCAATGGCTGGCTGGTCGATCCGGTGGCGCGCCTCAAGCGCGCGGTGAAGCTACCGGTGTTCTGCGTCTCCGGTATCGGCAGTGCCGGCGAAGCCGAGGCGATCCTGGCCCGCGGCGACGCCGACATGGTGGCCATGACCCGCGCACAGATCGCCGACCCCGAGTTCGCGCGCAAGACTGCCGAGGGCCGCGAGGACGAGATCTACCACTGCCTGCGCTGCAACCAGGGCTGCGTTTCGCGCCTGTTCCACGGCACTTCGATGACCTGCCAGGTCAACCCAGCCACCGGCCGCGAGGAAGTCTTCGGGCCACAGACGCTGGAGCTGGCGCCAGCGGCCAGACACTGGGTGGTGGTCGGCGGTGGTCCAGCCGGGATGAAGGCGGCCGAGGGCCTGGCCAAGCGCGGACACCGCGTCACCCTGCTGGAAAAGGCCGGCGAACTCGGTGGCCAGGTCAACCATATCGTGCGCCTGCCGCGTCGCGATTCCTTCGCCTGGATCACCGAAGACCTCAAGGTGCAGATGGCCAAGGCCGGTGTGCAGGTGAAGCTGAACTGCGAAGCCAGCGTCGACTCGATCCGCGCACTGCAACCGGATGGCGTGATCGTCGCCACCGGCTCGCTGCCGGATCGCAGCGGTTACTCCGACATCAACCCGCTGGTCGAGCAGGTGCCGGGGCTGGATGCCGAGCATGTGTTCACCGCGCTCGACGTGCTGGCACAGCCGCAGCGGGTCGGCAAGCGCGTGCTGGTGCTGGACGAGGAAGGCAACCGCTACTCCGCCGGCATCACCGAGCTGCTGGTGGAAAACGGCCACGAGGTGCACGTGGTCACACGCTGGAACGCGCTGTTCCATCGTCTGGGCACCACCCTGGATCAGCCGGTGGTGTACGCCAACCTGTTCAGCCGTGGCCTGACTTACACCCTCAATGCCTGGGTCAGCCGGGTACGCGGTACGGCGGTCGATCTGTTCAACCTCTACAGCGGTGAGGAGCAGACCCTGGAAGGCTTCGACAGCATCGTCCTGGCGGTGCGGCACCTGCCGGTGGACGGCCTGTACCACGCCCTCAAGGCCGATCTGCCGAACGTGCACCGGGTCGGCGACGCGGTGGTGCCGCGCAAGACCGACCACGCCATCTTCGAGGGTTTTCTCGCCGGCCGGGAAATCTTCGACAATTGGAAACGCTACATCGAACCGGGGGCGCTGGAAGGATTCGACGGCCCCATCGAAGCACATCGATTCACCTGA
- a CDS encoding RND family transporter: MNAAMNFAARLSLWSIRHRLLVCMVVGLITLGFAASLVNLDIRTRFSDMVPHDHPYVKVHQKYQDSFAASNRVTILVKAKEGDIFREDVLGEVRRITYDLQQVEGVNPMQITSLASKKLKRVNASSEGIETRPLMWPDLPKDAQQMRELRQAVLNNPLVYGLYVDRDLSSALIQVDFYDHLVDYAKIFPQIEAILDASPVKDQVSLHLVGEPILYGWVAHYLGETVGIALLSLAAMLILLFVFSRTWRGTLLPLIAGTVSAIWALGVGSLLGYNFDPLVIVVAFIITARAFSHSVQLITRFDDLAVGESIEPRKAAEQTMRELFRPSMLGLYADAGAILCVILTPIPLMHKVAIIGAIWVMTIAVSAVLLTPALLSYIKRPEGYVHPVNLDGFMQFVLNGAKWMVRSRARYWVAPVTLVLLGGFMFEATRINVGDASDGSPILWQDSAFNRDSALINRLYPGSEQMFVVLEGKELDAMKTPEVLDWMLRFSRYMERQPEIGGSVSLADIVIDIRRNLYEGNPRYGELGLSRMENGELISFYMQGADPDDLTQFADVQFRNAAVTLFFRDHKGDTLRKATHYANEFIRDNPLEGAEVKLVGGVLGIIAAVNEILLGDQIEATALAFLVVVLCCLVVYRSSVSGIFFIIPVLISNVVTFAFMAWQGIGMSISTLPVVALGIGLGVDYAFYIVDSMKEYLEKHPDADPLDAVLQSLGSAGRGVLLTAFTLAAGVLFWSFSSLRFQAEMGMLIGLWLMVSALTSLFVMPSLALVFKPKFIFEHGQTKDAPICGRIHQPEHIRN; the protein is encoded by the coding sequence ATGAATGCCGCCATGAATTTCGCCGCGCGCCTGTCGCTGTGGTCGATCCGCCATCGCCTGCTGGTGTGCATGGTGGTCGGGTTGATCACCCTGGGTTTTGCCGCCAGCCTGGTCAACCTGGACATCCGCACCCGCTTCAGCGACATGGTTCCCCACGACCACCCCTACGTGAAGGTGCACCAGAAGTACCAGGACAGCTTCGCCGCCAGCAACCGCGTGACCATCCTGGTCAAGGCCAAGGAGGGCGACATCTTCCGCGAGGACGTGCTCGGTGAAGTGCGCCGGATCACCTACGACCTGCAGCAGGTCGAGGGCGTCAATCCGATGCAGATCACCTCGCTTGCCTCGAAGAAGCTCAAGCGCGTCAATGCTTCCAGCGAAGGCATCGAGACCCGTCCACTGATGTGGCCGGATCTGCCCAAGGACGCGCAGCAGATGCGCGAATTGCGCCAGGCAGTACTGAACAACCCGCTGGTCTATGGCCTGTACGTCGACCGTGACCTGAGTTCGGCGCTGATCCAGGTCGACTTCTACGACCATCTGGTGGACTACGCGAAGATCTTCCCGCAGATCGAGGCCATCCTCGACGCCTCGCCAGTCAAGGATCAGGTCAGCCTGCACCTGGTGGGCGAGCCGATCCTCTATGGCTGGGTGGCGCACTACCTCGGCGAGACCGTGGGCATCGCCCTGCTGTCGCTGGCGGCCATGCTGATCCTGCTGTTCGTGTTCAGCCGCACCTGGCGCGGCACCCTGCTGCCGCTGATCGCCGGTACGGTCTCGGCCATCTGGGCACTGGGCGTGGGCAGCCTGCTGGGCTACAACTTCGACCCGCTGGTGATCGTGGTGGCCTTCATCATCACGGCGCGCGCCTTCTCCCACTCGGTGCAGCTGATCACCCGCTTCGACGACCTGGCCGTGGGCGAGTCCATCGAACCGCGCAAGGCCGCCGAGCAGACCATGCGCGAGCTGTTCCGCCCGAGCATGCTGGGGCTGTACGCCGATGCTGGGGCGATCCTCTGCGTCATCCTCACGCCCATTCCGCTGATGCACAAAGTGGCGATCATCGGCGCCATCTGGGTGATGACCATCGCCGTTTCGGCGGTGCTGCTGACCCCGGCGCTGCTGTCCTACATCAAGCGCCCGGAAGGCTACGTGCACCCGGTCAACCTCGACGGGTTCATGCAGTTCGTCCTCAATGGTGCGAAGTGGATGGTGCGCAGCCGCGCACGCTACTGGGTCGCCCCGGTGACCCTGGTGCTGCTCGGCGGCTTCATGTTCGAAGCCACGCGGATCAACGTCGGCGACGCCAGTGACGGTTCGCCGATCCTCTGGCAGGACTCCGCCTTCAACCGCGACAGCGCCCTGATCAACCGCCTCTACCCCGGTTCCGAGCAGATGTTCGTAGTGCTCGAAGGCAAGGAACTGGACGCCATGAAAACGCCCGAGGTGCTCGACTGGATGCTGCGCTTCTCGCGCTACATGGAGCGCCAGCCGGAGATCGGCGGTTCGGTGTCGCTGGCCGATATCGTCATCGACATTCGCCGCAACCTCTACGAAGGCAACCCGCGCTATGGCGAGCTGGGCCTGAGCCGCATGGAGAATGGCGAGCTGATCAGCTTCTACATGCAGGGCGCCGACCCGGACGACCTGACCCAGTTCGCCGACGTGCAGTTCCGTAACGCAGCCGTGACCCTGTTCTTCCGCGATCACAAGGGCGACACCCTGCGCAAGGCGACCCACTACGCCAACGAGTTCATCCGCGACAACCCGCTGGAAGGGGCCGAGGTGAAGCTGGTCGGTGGCGTGCTGGGGATCATCGCGGCGGTCAACGAGATCCTCCTCGGCGACCAGATCGAGGCCACCGCGCTGGCCTTCCTGGTGGTGGTGCTGTGCTGCCTGGTGGTCTACCGCTCTTCGGTCAGCGGCATCTTCTTCATCATCCCGGTGCTGATCTCCAACGTGGTGACCTTCGCCTTCATGGCCTGGCAAGGCATCGGCATGAGCATCAGCACGCTGCCGGTGGTGGCCCTGGGCATCGGCCTGGGCGTGGATTACGCCTTCTACATCGTCGATTCGATGAAGGAATACCTGGAAAAACACCCGGATGCCGACCCGCTCGACGCGGTGCTGCAGTCCCTCGGCTCGGCGGGCCGTGGGGTGCTGCTGACGGCCTTCACCCTGGCTGCCGGGGTGCTGTTCTGGTCGTTCTCCTCCCTTCGATTCCAGGCGGAGATGGGCATGCTGATCGGCCTGTGGCTGATGGTTTCGGCACTGACCTCGCTCTTCGTCATGCCTTCGCTTGCGCTGGTGTTCAAACCGAAATTCATCTTTGAGCACGGCCAGACGAAAGATGCCCCGATCTGCGGGCGTATCCACCAACCTGAACACATCAGGAACTGA
- a CDS encoding glycosyl hydrolase: protein MFKCLLGWLARLAPWMVIGSLAYAAVFIKPSVNPVPLDQPLLERRDAFFDGAALGEHLWIVGQNGALLSSLDAGATWTREELPARSNLQSIAVSDQGRQVVVGNQGHLWTRQGQEPWQSQELVVSDLAGKLLSVSFIDGHFWAVGEMGALFRGDADATHWEPMGNGDDVTFNSIRAGVDGDLWITAEFGRLLRSRDGGLTWTTQELGSESLRALVFDGRTGVAVGNQGQAFISRDGGDSWQAVNAFTPEHLFDVTVHDGEWLTTGDRGALFRSRTPAGEWQAWTPDGLDKSYHSRLLDTADGVVLIGHQLGLLRQDDLQLWPREHQQ, encoded by the coding sequence ATGTTTAAGTGCCTGCTTGGCTGGCTCGCGCGGCTGGCCCCCTGGATGGTGATCGGCAGCCTGGCCTATGCCGCGGTGTTCATCAAACCCTCGGTCAACCCGGTGCCGCTGGATCAGCCGCTGCTGGAACGCCGCGATGCCTTCTTCGATGGCGCCGCACTCGGCGAGCACCTGTGGATCGTCGGGCAGAACGGCGCCCTGCTGTCGAGCCTGGACGCCGGGGCGACCTGGACACGGGAAGAGCTGCCGGCGCGCAGCAACCTGCAGTCGATCGCCGTCTCCGATCAGGGCCGCCAGGTAGTGGTCGGTAACCAGGGACACCTGTGGACGCGCCAGGGGCAAGAGCCTTGGCAAAGCCAGGAACTGGTGGTCTCCGACCTGGCCGGCAAGCTGCTCAGCGTCAGTTTCATCGACGGCCATTTCTGGGCAGTCGGCGAAATGGGCGCGCTGTTTCGCGGCGACGCCGATGCCACGCACTGGGAGCCGATGGGCAACGGTGACGACGTCACCTTCAACAGCATCCGCGCCGGTGTCGACGGCGACCTGTGGATCACCGCCGAATTCGGTCGCCTGCTGCGCAGCCGCGATGGCGGCCTGACCTGGACGACCCAGGAACTGGGCAGCGAGAGCCTGCGCGCGCTGGTCTTCGACGGTCGCACCGGCGTTGCCGTGGGCAACCAGGGCCAGGCCTTCATCAGTCGCGACGGTGGCGACAGCTGGCAGGCGGTGAACGCCTTCACCCCTGAGCACCTGTTCGACGTCACCGTGCATGACGGCGAGTGGCTGACCACCGGCGACCGCGGCGCGCTGTTCCGCTCGCGCACCCCGGCCGGCGAATGGCAGGCCTGGACGCCTGACGGTCTGGACAAGAGCTATCACAGCCGACTGCTCGACACCGCCGACGGCGTGGTGCTGATCGGCCATCAACTCGGTTTGCTGCGCCAGGACGACCTGCAGCTCTGGCCTCGGGAGCACCAACAATGA
- a CDS encoding CaiB/BaiF CoA-transferase family protein, with translation MSKPLEGIRILDLTHMLSGPYAGMILADLGAETIKVEPLAGEGTRALLAKDPRHSFKGMGAYFLTLNRNKQSVCIDLKSEQGLAVFHDLVREADVVLDNFSAGVPQKLKIDYEHLKLINPLIITCSVSGFGQDGPNYQRPAFDQVVQGIGGGMSITGDNADHPTRAGIPIGDLGGGMFAVMGVLAALQARHSKGHGQHVDISMLDCQISMLNYMATMYFLSGENPEPLGNGHFVHVPYNTYRTADGFIIVAVIFDSFWDNLVGLLDVDALKDPKYKTQPARLADKQLIDGILNELFATRDTAHWVEQLSSVRVPCAPVNRFSDALADPQVRHRKMVVEIPHPQGGTVEAPGNPIKLSADDEDSYSAPPLLGEHTDAVLERVLGYDAERIAALKNQRIVG, from the coding sequence ATGAGCAAACCGCTAGAGGGGATTCGCATCCTCGATCTGACCCACATGCTGTCCGGCCCTTATGCCGGAATGATCCTTGCCGATCTCGGGGCGGAAACAATCAAGGTCGAGCCGCTGGCTGGCGAAGGCACACGTGCCCTGTTGGCCAAGGATCCTCGGCATTCGTTCAAGGGCATGGGCGCCTACTTCCTCACGCTCAACCGCAACAAGCAGAGCGTGTGCATCGATCTGAAGAGTGAGCAGGGCCTGGCCGTGTTCCACGACCTGGTGCGTGAAGCCGACGTGGTGCTGGACAACTTCAGCGCCGGCGTGCCGCAGAAGCTCAAGATCGACTACGAGCACCTCAAACTGATCAACCCCCTGATCATCACCTGCTCGGTGTCCGGCTTCGGCCAGGACGGCCCCAACTACCAGCGCCCGGCGTTCGACCAGGTGGTGCAGGGTATCGGTGGCGGCATGTCGATCACCGGCGACAACGCCGACCATCCGACCCGCGCCGGCATCCCCATCGGCGATCTGGGCGGCGGCATGTTCGCCGTGATGGGCGTACTGGCCGCACTGCAGGCACGCCACAGCAAGGGCCATGGGCAGCACGTCGACATCAGCATGCTCGACTGTCAGATCAGCATGCTCAACTACATGGCCACCATGTATTTCCTCAGCGGCGAGAACCCCGAACCGCTGGGCAACGGCCACTTCGTTCACGTGCCGTACAACACCTACCGCACCGCCGACGGTTTCATCATCGTCGCGGTGATCTTCGACAGCTTCTGGGACAACCTGGTCGGCCTGCTCGACGTCGATGCCCTCAAGGATCCCAAATACAAGACCCAACCGGCGCGCCTGGCCGACAAGCAGCTGATCGACGGCATCCTCAACGAGCTGTTCGCCACCCGCGACACCGCCCACTGGGTCGAGCAGCTGTCCTCGGTGCGCGTGCCCTGCGCGCCGGTCAACCGCTTCAGCGATGCGCTGGCCGACCCGCAGGTGCGCCATCGCAAGATGGTGGTGGAAATCCCCCACCCGCAAGGCGGCACGGTGGAAGCACCGGGCAACCCGATCAAGCTGTCGGCCGACGACGAAGACAGCTACAGCGCACCGCCCCTGCTGGGCGAACACACCGACGCCGTGCTCGAACGCGTGCTGGGTTACGACGCCGAGCGCATCGCTGCGCTGAAGAACCAACGGATCGTGGGGTGA